A portion of the Halopelagius inordinatus genome contains these proteins:
- a CDS encoding DUF7344 domain-containing protein: MDKEARALGALANARRLLVLLSLKENETPMSLDALATDVAMRETDFPDEDLSDDHIDSVLLSLHHVHIPKLVSEDIVAFHEDEDHVALTADIHDIERILNAVFDD, from the coding sequence ATGGATAAGGAAGCCCGAGCACTCGGTGCGTTGGCGAACGCGCGTCGCCTACTGGTTCTGTTATCGCTCAAGGAGAACGAGACGCCGATGTCGCTCGACGCACTGGCGACGGACGTCGCGATGCGGGAGACGGACTTCCCCGACGAGGACCTCTCGGACGACCACATCGATTCGGTTCTCCTCTCGCTTCACCACGTCCACATCCCGAAACTCGTCTCCGAGGACATCGTCGCGTTCCACGAGGACGAAGACCACGTCGCGTTGACAGCGGATATTCACGACATAGAGCGGATTCTGAACGCGGTGTTCGACGACTGA
- a CDS encoding DUF302 domain-containing protein, producing the protein MALPFDPESLDSDDIGEKRATLRMDHEEAVEHVREAFTDAGFGVATEFSPSDLLNEKVDADREPYYVLGACNPEVADRVLDASDGRMGALFPCNVVVWQEKPGVQTVYHVSIMRIGRLTGLAPDDETMAEIIERTGELAEEAYANLDSE; encoded by the coding sequence ATGGCACTACCGTTCGACCCCGAGAGCCTCGATTCCGACGACATCGGCGAGAAGCGAGCGACGCTCCGGATGGACCACGAGGAGGCCGTCGAACACGTCCGCGAGGCGTTCACCGACGCCGGGTTCGGCGTGGCGACGGAGTTTTCGCCCTCGGACCTCCTCAATGAGAAGGTGGACGCGGACCGAGAGCCGTACTACGTTCTCGGCGCGTGCAACCCCGAGGTGGCGGACAGGGTCTTGGACGCGAGCGACGGCCGGATGGGCGCGCTGTTCCCCTGCAACGTGGTCGTCTGGCAAGAGAAGCCGGGCGTTCAGACGGTGTACCACGTCAGTATCATGCGAATCGGGCGACTGACGGGCCTTGCACCCGACGACGAGACGATGGCGGAGATAATCGAGCGAACCGGCGAGCTCGCGGAAGAGGCGTACGCGAACCTCGATTCGGAGTAA